From one Colletotrichum destructivum chromosome 3, complete sequence genomic stretch:
- a CDS encoding Putative GroES-like superfamily, alcohol dehydrogenase-like, NAD(P)-binding domain superfamily has translation MTSPTTSVVFRRTDGDLPRTIEQSSESVPKPEELGSSDVLIKIHAVSLNFRDVAMLNGRYPVEVEQRGIPCSDCAAEVIAVGPAVRDFVVGDRVAPIFDLNNLTGHEDGPMRALGGDVAGVLREYAVFSESVLVHLPKHLTWEEAATITCAGVTAWNALDTPTSARKGAAALLQGTGGVSIFALLLCLASGIKPIITSSSNEKLESIKKLDTRISGINYKTTADQKAEILRATDGKGVDFVVNNTGAASIPEDIGFLCQKGGTVSLVGFLDGASPKWEPNALMALMSKAAKLKGVAVGSKLDYERLNEFLEEKKVNLGSVIDRVFSLQDSKEAFEYLYSGKHVGKVVIRL, from the exons ATGACATCTCCGACCACTTCTGTTGTCTTCAGACGTACCGACGGCGACCTTCCCCGGACCATCGAGCAATCGTCAGAGTCTGTGCCAAAGCCCGAGGAACTTGGCTCGAGCGATGTTCTCATCAAGATTCATGCCGTGTCGCTGAATTTCCGCGATGTGGCTATGCTGAACGGCAGGTACCCCGTTGAGGTTGAGCAACGAGGCATTCCGTGCTCCGActgcgccgccgaggtcatcGCCGTCGGTCCGGCCGTGCGAGATTTTGTCGTTGGAGACCGAGTCGCCCCGATCTTCGACTTGAACAACCTTACCGGACACGAGGATGGGCCGATGAGGGCCCTGGGAGGAGACGTTGCCGGCGTCCTACGGGAATATGCTGTCTTCAGCGAAAGCGTCCTCGTTCACCTGCCGAAGCACTTGACCTGGGAAGAG GCGGCCACGATCACTTGCGCCGGAGTGACGGCATGGAATGCTCTCGATACGCCCACGTCAGCGCGCAAAGGCGCAGCTGCCCTGTTGCAAG GTACCGGAGGCGTTAGCATCTTCGCACTCCTGCTCTGCCTTGCCAGCGGTATCAAGCCAATCAtcacctcgtcctcgaacgagaagctcgagtcGATCAAAAAGCTTGATACACGCATCTCCGGCATCAACTACAAGACAACAGCCGATCAGAAAGCCGAAATTCTTCGGGCCACCGACGGCAAGGGCGTAGATTTTGTCGTCAACAACACGGGCGCTGCGTCCATTCCGGAAGATATCGGGTTCCTGTGCCAGAAGGGCGGAACAGTATCACTCGTCGGCTTTCTGGATGGGGCGAGTCCTAAATGGGAGCCAAACGCACTAATGGCTCTGATGAGCAAGGCCGCCAAACTGAA GGGTGTTGCAGTGGGCTCGAAGTTGGATTATGAACGACTGAACGAGTTTctggaggaaaagaaggtcAACCTTGGCTCTGTCATAGACCGAGTCTTCTCGCTCCAGGACTCCAAGGAAGCCTTCGAATATCTGTATTCCGGTAAACATGTCGGCAAGGTTGTCATTAGGCTTTGA
- a CDS encoding Putative aminoglycoside phosphotransferase, protein kinase-like domain superfamily, translated as MTYFTMENRLPTSSLTVMYDSVFYNEDSKKFQAWVSSAINPCVISELEAFVAQQLNDSGPATLVERAEGSYNMMFRFRAFNGNDVALRIPKPGHTPLVLASEKVANEVAWMRYLKENTSIPIPHLYSASSQMSKNLSQFGLPFMLMDFVEGHNLRDFLTKLPAPEQLASFYLQLNRLHFKEIGSVAQDPVSGQWKVTQHPLTMDMHQLLLGVPDYLTGGWPSKPLRRAGDYFDFIADQQRIQLWELRNLNVSQDRASTYDAEQTAKLARHRFKARVGFKQLVALFCKPGDDFGPFFPFNPDLDPRNMVINPDNGQITGVFDLEFTNAMPAQFACDPPLWLHRVLPGQCL; from the exons ATGACATATTTCACCATGGAAAATCGCTTGCCGACATCCTCACTCACTGTCATGTACGACAGTGTGTTTTACAACGAAGACAGCAAGAAGTTCCAAGCTTGGGTATCGTCTGCCATCAACCCCTGTGTCATCAGCGAGCTTGAAGCCTTTGTCGCTCAACAGTTGAATGACAGTGGTCCAGCAACATTAGTGGAAAGGGCTGAGGGCTCCTATAACATGATGTTTCGGTTCCGAGCCTTTAATGGGAATGACGTGGCCCTTCGAATTCCGAAGCCGGGACATACGCCTTTGGTTCTCGCCTCGGAGAAAGTGGCGAACGAAGTCGCGTGGATGAGATATCTCAAGGAAAACACGAGCATTCCCATTCCACATTTGTACAGCGCCAGCTCACAGATGTCCAAAAACCTCTCACAATTTGGATTGCCCTTCATGTTAATGGACTTCGTCGAAGGCCACAACCTTCGCGACTTCCTGACGAAGCTGCCGGCGCCTG AGCAGCTGGCGAGCTTCTACCTCCAACTCAACCGCTTGCATTTCAAAGAGATTGGGTCTGTCGCCCAAGACCCTGTCTCGGGTCAGTGGAAAGTCACGCAACACCCGCTCACGATGGACATGCACCAGCTCCTGTTGGGCGTGCCCGACTATCTGACTGGCGGATGGCCCAGTAAGCCACTCCGGCGCGCTGGAGACTACTTTGACTTTATCGCCGATCAGCAACGTATCCAGCTCTGGGAATTGCGCAACCTAAACGTGTCTCAAGATCGCGCGTCGACTTACGATGCGGAACAGACCGCGAAGCTTGCTCGACACAGATTCAAAGCCCGTGTAGGCTTCAAACAGCTTGTTGCCCTCTTCTGTAAACCCGGTGATGACTTCGgtcctttctttcctttcaaCCCGGACCTCGACCCGCGAAACATGGTCATCAACCCTGACAATGGCCAGATCACCGGCGTTTTCGATCTTGAATTTACCAATGCTATGCCAGCTCAGTTTGCATGCGATCCACCATTATGGCTGCATAGGGTGCTTCCAGGGCAGTGCCTTTAA